The DNA sequence TCAAATCATATTATATCAAAAGGAATATATAGAGAATTAAAAGATAAATTAGATGTAAATTTATTACTTTTAGATTATGAAGCAGGAACAAGTGATGCAAATATTATGAATAGATTAAAACTATTTTTAGAAATGAAATAGGAAATATAAATATAAAATAGAGAAGATTAAATTATAAAATACCCTATACAATAAACGAGTAAAAAAGTTGGATTGTATAGGGTATTTTTATATAATTAATTTGACAAAATGCGTGTTTTGGTAGTAAACTTTAATATATGATGGTAGGGGGAATTAAAATGAAGATAAAGATAGAAAAAGCTATACAATTATTAAGATTAGCAGAAGAGCTTGAATGGCAAATGTCAGATTTATATATGTTGTATTATAAATTATACGATGAAGATAAAGCGTTTTGGTGGGAAATTGCAAATGAAGAGTTAAAACATCAATCATTACTAGAAGCAGGAGAAGAATTTGTTAAAATCGGAAAATTTCCAGAAGAGTTATTAGAGATAGAAAAAGATACTTTAGAAGAAGTGGTAGGAGTATTAGGGAAAAAAATAGAAGAGTATAAAAAAAAGGCCCCATCGAAAAAAGAAGCTTATGAGTATGCTTTAAAAATGGAAGATAGTGCATTTGAAAAACATTATCAATATGTAATGGTTGTTGAGAAGAGTGATTCCAAAATTTTAGATATATTTAAAAGATTAAATGCAGCAGATAAAGATCATTATGAAAGAATAAAAAAATTGATAGAGGGCTCTGTTAACTAAATAGTAGCTTAATAATTGATTTTTAAAGATATAATAATAGATTAAGGAACGTTTAAAAAATAAGTTTCTTATATTTTGTTATAAAAACGCTTAAATTATTGCGTATTTTAAAACAAAATGGGAATGTTATTTTTAAGCCATTCCTAAATTTTAATTTAATCTATTCTGAAAGGAGATATTATGAAAAAGAATAAATTAAAAGAAATAAATATTTCTTTATTTGAATTTATATTGGAGTTTGCAGAAATATTTAATTTTATAGATGGAGAAATTCATGGTCATAGTTACGATGTAGCTTATATAGTGATGAGAATAGTAGAAAAAATGGACTTTAATAATAACGAAAAGTTAGAAATAGTATTAGCTGCTTTATTACATGATATAGGAGTTTTAAAAGAGAATGAAATGAAAGATTTAATGAATTTTGAAGTTGCAAATACTCAGCGACATGAAAAAATAGGCTTTTTTCTATTAAACAACTATAGACCATTTAAAACTGTAGCTTATATAGTTAGACATCACCATATAAAATGGAATGAAAAAATATTAGATGAAGATATCCATATTGGGAGCTATATAATTAGTCTTGCAGATAGATTTGCTATTTTAATAAATGGAGATAAAAACTATTACAAGAAAAAAACAGAAATTTTAGATATAATAAATAAAGAAAAAGGAAAAATGTTTTCTCCTGAATTAGTTGATATTTTAAATGAATTAGTTACAAAAGAGGAGTTTTGGCTGAATATAGTATATGGAGATAAAAAAAATATTATTTATGAAAATTATAAGGATAAAGTTACCAAAACTGGTTTAAAAGATATTTTGAGTTTGGGTAAAATCATATCTTTTTTTACAGATTCAAGAGATAGATTTACAGCAATTCATAGTACAGGAGTAGCATATGTGGCAGGAAAATTAGCTAAAATTCTGAACTATAGTGAAAGAGATCAAGAATATTTCTTATTAGCTGGATTTTTACATGATATAGGGAAAGTGGCAATTCCCATTGAAATTATAGACAAAAAAAGTGCATTAACAAATTGTGAATTTGAAACGATAAAGAGTCACACTTATCATACCTATAGAATACTTGATAGAATAAAAGGGTTTGATGAGATAGCAAAAATAGCAGCTTACCATCATGAAAAATTAAACGGAAAAGGGTACCCTTTTGGATTAAAAGGAGAAGAGATAACAAAAGAAGCTAGAATAATGGCTGTAGCAGACGTGTTTACGGCGCTATCTGAAAAAAGACCATATAGAGATAGAATGGGGAAAGAAAAAATAATAGAAATATTGGAAAGTATGGGGAAAGATAATCATTTAGACAAAGAGATAGTTAATAAAGTAAAGGAAAATTATGAAAATCTTGAAAAAATAAATATAGAAGTACAAAAAGAAGTTTTAGAAGAATTAAAAATAATAGATGAATTTATTTATTAATTTACTAAGAAATGGCTTGAAAATAACCTTCCGATTTTGTTTTAAAATACGCAACGATTTAGGAATGATTTAAAAACAACCTTTTCATTTTGTTTTAAAATACGCAATGGTTCAAGCGTTTTTATAACAAAATATATAAAATTATTTTTAAACATTCTTTAAGCGTTTTTATAACAAAAAAAGAGAAACTTATTTTTTAAACGTTCCTAGGAAAGTATAAATTTGTTCAGAAAATAAGTTACGCTATTTTTTTAAAATATGTGATTTTTCAAAGCAAAATTTTTCAGAAACCAAAAATTTAGAAAAACATTTATATTTTACCATATGAAGCGTATCTTATTTTTTTATTATGTAACTTAATATGTTGGGTTAAAATTAAAAACAGCAAATTGTGCGATGAAGCAGATATTGTACGAAAGCTTTTTAAGTGATTTTTTAAAAAAATTATAAAAAATATTAGGAGAAAAAATGTTTGAAGAGTGTAATAATTATTACAAAATAGATGAATTTGAAAAAAATGGAGTAAAAGCTATATACACAAAAAAAAATGTTGGTAACTTAGCATATTATACAGCAGAAACAAATGAAGAATTAAAACAAGTAAAAGATAACAGGGATAAAATTTTATTAGATATAGGTGCAGGTAACAGAAAATTATTTTACGCAAAACAAATACATTCTGATAAAATTAAAATAATAAGAAACACAGACATTGCAAAAGAATATGATGGTTATGATGGATTTATAACAAATAGAAATGATGTTGTAATACTTATGCATTATGCAGATTGTCTGCCAATATATTTTTATGATAAATCAAAAAAAATAATTGGTATTTGTCATGCAGGTTGGAAAGGAAGTTATAAAAATATTGGGTTAAAATTAATAAATATGATGAAAAAAGAGTTTGGATCTGAATTAAAAGATGTTTTAATAGGATTAGGAATTGGGATAAAAGGATGTTGTTATGAAACTGGGAAAGAGATATATGAAAAATTTAATAATCAATTTAATAATAGTATAATAGAAAAAAGCTTTGATATTAGAAATGATAAAATATATTTTGATTTAGAAGAATTTAATTATAATTTATTTTTAGAATATGGAATTAAACCTGAAAATATAATAAAATCGGAGATGTGTACTTATTGCAATGAAGATTTTTTCTCATATAGAAAAGATGCAGATAAAAGAGGAAGAAATGGAGCTTTTATTTTTTTATAGGAAAGAATAAATTTATTCAGAAAATAACCTACACTATTTTTTTAAGTGTGCAATTTTGTAAGGTGAAATTATAAAAAATGATTCTTGACAAAATTAGTATAGAAAGGTATAATAAGAGCATAGAAGTATAATATTAAGTGAGGTGAATAAATTGAAAGAAGTTTATTTTGATAATAATGCAACAACTAAAGTGGATGAAAGAGTATTTGAAGCTATGCTTCCTTATTTTGTAGATAACTATGGGAATCCTTCAAGTATTCATAGAGTAGGGCAAAAAGTAAGAAAAAAAATAGAAGATTCTAGAGATATAATATCAAATTTATTAAAAATAAATCCTAATGAATTAATATTTACATCTTGTGGGACCGAATCTAATAATATAGCAATAAAAGGAGTGGCAAGAGCTTATAAAAATAGAGGGAAACATATAATTACTTCTGTAATAGAGCATCCATCTGTTTTAAATACGTGTAAAGCATTAGAAAAAGAGGGGTTTGAAGTTAGCTATATTCCAATTGATGACAAAGGAATAGTAAACTTAGAAAAATTAAAAGAAGCTATAAGAGAAGATACTATTTTGATTTCAATAATGCATGGGAATAATGAGATAGGAACTGTACAACCTATAAAAGAGATAGGTGCTATAGCAAAAGAAAATAAAATATTTTTTCATGTAGATGCAGTTCAAACAATAGGAAAAATGGAATTAAATATAAAAGAAAATAATATATCACTGTTATCATTTTCAGGTCATAAATTTTATGGGCCTAAAGGTATTGGTGGATTATATGTTAAAAATGGAATAAAATTAGAAAAAGTTTTAACTGGTGGGCATCAAGAAAGAAATAGAAGACCAGGAACAGAAAATGTAGCTAGTATTGTAGGAATGACAAAAGCACTTGAATTATCATATGAAAATATGGAAGAAGAATCTAAAAGAGAAAAAGAATTAAGAAATTATTTTGAAGAAGAAATCGTAAAAAAGATACCAGAATTAATTTTAAATGGAGATAGAGAAAAAAGATTGCCTGGAACGTCAAGTGTTACTATAAAATTTGTAGAGGGAGAATCTATTTTATTAAATTTAGATTTTAAAGGTATTGCAGTAAGTTCAGGCTCAGCTTGTACATCAGGTTCGTTAGAACCATCTCATGTTGTACTAGCATTAGGAGTTCCTATGGAACATGCTCATGGTACAATAAGATTTAGTCTTGGAAGATATAATACAAAAGAAGAGGTAGATTATGTTTTGGAAGTTTTACCACCAATTGTAGAAAAAATAAGAAGCATGTCACCATTTTGGAATAATTAAAATAAATTAGAGATTAGAAAAGATAGGGAGGGATAGATATGTATTCAGAGAAAGTTATAGATCATTTTTCAAATCCGAGAAATGTTGGAAAAATTGAAAATCCTGATGGTTATGGAAAGGTTGGAAATGCAGCATGTGGAGATGTTATGGAAATATTTTTAAAAATAGAAGAGGACAAAATAAAAGATGTGAAATTTAGGACTTTTGGATGTGCAGCAGCAATAGCTACATCATCTATGTCAACAGAAATGATATTAAATAAACCTGTAGAGGAAGCTTTGAAATTAACTAATAAAGCAGTGGCAGAAGCTTTGGATGGGCTTCCAGCAAAAAAAATGCATTGTTCAGTATTAGCAGAAGAAGGTATACAATCTGCTATTGAAGATTATATGAGTAAAAAAGATAAGTCGTAATGACTTATCTTTTTTTATAAAATATATAACGATTTAACTGTTTTTATAACAAAATATAAAAAATTTATTTTTTAAACATTCTATAGTGAAAATATTTAATTGAAAATAAAAATAAATTATGGTATGATAAAATTATAAAAAATGTAGGAGGAGAGATTAAAGTGAAGAGAATAAGTGTGATTTTATTATTACTATTAACAATATTTTCAATTTCATATTCAAATACAAATTATGTGGCTAGGATTTTAACAGATCAAAATGGGAATTTTATTGAGGGAGAAAACATAACATTAAAGCATCCATTAGCTTCACTTACAAAAATGATGACAATATTAGTAGCTATAGATGAAGTAGAACAAGGGAAAATTGCATATACTGATATGGTAAAAGTATCAAGGAGAGCAGATAGAACCGGAGGAAGTAGTGCTTATCTAAAAGCTGGAGAAAAGATATCTTTATCAGACTTAATGAAAGCAGTTATTGTACGTTCTGGAAATGATGCAGCAATAGCAATAGCAGAATATATAGCAGGAAGCGAAGATAAATTTGTAAAATTAATGAATGAAAAAGCAAAAGAATTAGGGATGATAGATACAAATTTTTATACAGCAACAGGATTAACAAAAGATATGACTGGTAAAAATTTAGATAAATCAACAGTAAAAGATATTGCAATACTTTCAAGTGTGTTATTGAAAAAAGATGTTTTTATGAAAGACGCAGATAAAGCAAAAATAACAATATCAAAAAGAAGAAAGTTTGCAAATAGAAATAAATTAATAGGAAAAGTAAAAGGTGTAGATGGATTAAAAACGGGTCATCATTCAAAAGCACAATATAATGTAGCGATTACAGTAAAAAGAGATGGATTGAGATTTATAGTGGTTTCATTTGGTTCGCCAACAGAGAAAATTAGAGATAAAGAAGTTACAAAATACATTGATTATGCATATAAAACATATGAAAAAGTTAAAATAGCTTCAAAAGGAGACTTTGCAATAGAAATAAAAGTAAAAGATGCAGTAAATAGAAAAATACCATTATATTTAGGCAGAGATATTTATGGAATTATAGATAAAGAAAAAAAATGGAATTTTTATAAAGTGGCATATATTCCAAAAGAGGTAACAGCTCCAGTAAAAGCTAATGAAAAAATAGGAGTTATTTCTGTTAAATATAGAAGTAGAGTTATAGATGAAGTGCCTTTAGTATCAAAAATAGATATAAAGAAAATATCTGGATTTAGAAATTTTTTAAGAATTATAACTTTTAATCTGTTTTAGGAAGAATAAAAATATTGAAATAAAAAAAGAATTCTACAAATGTGGAATTCTTTTTTATAAATAGGGAGTAAAAATTATGGATTTGACAATATTAGAAAAAATAGATTCTACAAATAAATATTTAAAAGAAAAAAAATATAAAAAAAATTGGGAAATAGTAATGGCTAAAGAGCAAACTGCAGGTAAAGGACGTAGAGGTAAAGTTTGGAATTCTAATAAGGGAGGAGCATGGTTTAGTTTTTGTTTTGCAGAAGATAAATATCTATCTAAAACTGAATATGGAAAGATTCCATTAATAGCTGGATTAGCAGTAATAAAAGGACTAGAGGAGATAGAAAAATTAAATTATAAAATAAAATGGCCTAATGATGTATATGTAGGAAAAAGGAAAATTTCTGGAATTTTATTGGAAAAATCAGGAGATTTTTTTATAGTTGGAATTGGAATAAATGTTAATAATGTTGATTTTGGCGAATTTAAAGATATAGGAATTTCATTAAATAAAATAACTGATAAAATTTATAATATAGAAAAATTAGTAATGTTGGTAGCTTCAAAATTTAAAAAAGAATATTATAGATTTTTAAGAGGAGAATGGGAAGAGATTTTATTAGAAATAAAAGAAAAAAATTATTTAAAAAATCGAGTGGTAGAAGTTATGGTAAATAGTGAAGTTATAAAAGGAGAAGTAATAGGAATTAATAATAGTGCAGAATTATGTATTAAGAAGAATAATGAAATATATGAAATAAAAAGCGGAGAAATTAGAATAGTATACACTAATAATTAATTATAAATAAAAAAATAAGCTACATTTCATCTCGGAAAACATAAATATATTTTGTAGGAAAATATATTTCTAAAAGGGAGTTATACCAATGAAAGAAAACAATAAAAAACTATTGTATATAATAATTTTAATTTTGATTGGAGCAATTGGATTAAAATTTTTCGAAAACAAGTCAGATGAAAAAGATATAAATATAAGAAAATTAAAAACTTATAAAGTCGATTATCACAAAAAATTCAATAAAGGAAAGTTAGATATAAATAAAGTTTCAGAAAAAGAGTTGATAGATAGAGGAATGTCAGAAAAAATGGCATATAATATTATAAAATATAGGGGAATTGTTGGGAATATATTAAAAATAGATGAACTTACAAGAGTTAAGGGTATTGGAGTAAAAAGAGTAGAAAAACTAAGAGATATTATTTTTGTGGATAATAAAGATTTGAAACCAAAGATGATAAATATAAATAAAGTCAATGAAGAAGCTTTGAAATATTTTGGGTTTAGCAAAAAAGAGATAGGGAATATTATAAAATGGAGAAAAAATAACGGGAGTATATATTCGAATATGGACTTGATTGAGATAATAGGAGAGAAAAGGTATTATGAGATATC is a window from the Haliovirga abyssi genome containing:
- the pgeF gene encoding peptidoglycan editing factor PgeF, producing MFEECNNYYKIDEFEKNGVKAIYTKKNVGNLAYYTAETNEELKQVKDNRDKILLDIGAGNRKLFYAKQIHSDKIKIIRNTDIAKEYDGYDGFITNRNDVVILMHYADCLPIYFYDKSKKIIGICHAGWKGSYKNIGLKLINMMKKEFGSELKDVLIGLGIGIKGCCYETGKEIYEKFNNQFNNSIIEKSFDIRNDKIYFDLEEFNYNLFLEYGIKPENIIKSEMCTYCNEDFFSYRKDADKRGRNGAFIFL
- a CDS encoding biotin--[acetyl-CoA-carboxylase] ligase, translating into MDLTILEKIDSTNKYLKEKKYKKNWEIVMAKEQTAGKGRRGKVWNSNKGGAWFSFCFAEDKYLSKTEYGKIPLIAGLAVIKGLEEIEKLNYKIKWPNDVYVGKRKISGILLEKSGDFFIVGIGINVNNVDFGEFKDIGISLNKITDKIYNIEKLVMLVASKFKKEYYRFLRGEWEEILLEIKEKNYLKNRVVEVMVNSEVIKGEVIGINNSAELCIKKNNEIYEIKSGEIRIVYTNN
- a CDS encoding HD domain-containing phosphohydrolase, yielding MKKNKLKEINISLFEFILEFAEIFNFIDGEIHGHSYDVAYIVMRIVEKMDFNNNEKLEIVLAALLHDIGVLKENEMKDLMNFEVANTQRHEKIGFFLLNNYRPFKTVAYIVRHHHIKWNEKILDEDIHIGSYIISLADRFAILINGDKNYYKKKTEILDIINKEKGKMFSPELVDILNELVTKEEFWLNIVYGDKKNIIYENYKDKVTKTGLKDILSLGKIISFFTDSRDRFTAIHSTGVAYVAGKLAKILNYSERDQEYFLLAGFLHDIGKVAIPIEIIDKKSALTNCEFETIKSHTYHTYRILDRIKGFDEIAKIAAYHHEKLNGKGYPFGLKGEEITKEARIMAVADVFTALSEKRPYRDRMGKEKIIEILESMGKDNHLDKEIVNKVKENYENLEKINIEVQKEVLEELKIIDEFIY
- the nifS gene encoding cysteine desulfurase NifS, translated to MLPYFVDNYGNPSSIHRVGQKVRKKIEDSRDIISNLLKINPNELIFTSCGTESNNIAIKGVARAYKNRGKHIITSVIEHPSVLNTCKALEKEGFEVSYIPIDDKGIVNLEKLKEAIREDTILISIMHGNNEIGTVQPIKEIGAIAKENKIFFHVDAVQTIGKMELNIKENNISLLSFSGHKFYGPKGIGGLYVKNGIKLEKVLTGGHQERNRRPGTENVASIVGMTKALELSYENMEEESKREKELRNYFEEEIVKKIPELILNGDREKRLPGTSSVTIKFVEGESILLNLDFKGIAVSSGSACTSGSLEPSHVVLALGVPMEHAHGTIRFSLGRYNTKEEVDYVLEVLPPIVEKIRSMSPFWNN
- a CDS encoding D-alanyl-D-alanine carboxypeptidase family protein; this encodes MKRISVILLLLLTIFSISYSNTNYVARILTDQNGNFIEGENITLKHPLASLTKMMTILVAIDEVEQGKIAYTDMVKVSRRADRTGGSSAYLKAGEKISLSDLMKAVIVRSGNDAAIAIAEYIAGSEDKFVKLMNEKAKELGMIDTNFYTATGLTKDMTGKNLDKSTVKDIAILSSVLLKKDVFMKDADKAKITISKRRKFANRNKLIGKVKGVDGLKTGHHSKAQYNVAITVKRDGLRFIVVSFGSPTEKIRDKEVTKYIDYAYKTYEKVKIASKGDFAIEIKVKDAVNRKIPLYLGRDIYGIIDKEKKWNFYKVAYIPKEVTAPVKANEKIGVISVKYRSRVIDEVPLVSKIDIKKISGFRNFLRIITFNLF
- a CDS encoding helix-hairpin-helix domain-containing protein, which encodes MKENNKKLLYIIILILIGAIGLKFFENKSDEKDINIRKLKTYKVDYHKKFNKGKLDINKVSEKELIDRGMSEKMAYNIIKYRGIVGNILKIDELTRVKGIGVKRVEKLRDIIFVDNKDLKPKMININKVNEEALKYFGFSKKEIGNIIKWRKNNGSIYSNMDLIEIIGEKRYYEISDRVDYLE
- the nifU gene encoding Fe-S cluster assembly scaffold protein NifU, translated to MYSEKVIDHFSNPRNVGKIENPDGYGKVGNAACGDVMEIFLKIEEDKIKDVKFRTFGCAAAIATSSMSTEMILNKPVEEALKLTNKAVAEALDGLPAKKMHCSVLAEEGIQSAIEDYMSKKDKS